One genomic region from Pseudomonas hormoni encodes:
- a CDS encoding heme biosynthesis protein HemY, which yields MKRLYVIVFLVIAAAAALGLAIAEHSGYVLIAYRSFRFESSLWATLALVAVLWLVFWGIKALVELVTTSSGVVNPWSRRNRSRRVQVAIEHGQLDLAEGRWASAQRHLHRAAEAERQPLLYYLGAARAANEQGLYEESDNLLERALERQPQAELAIALSHAQLQTDRGDTDGALVTLQAMHERHPHNVQTLRQLQRLHQQRGDWSAVIHLLPELRKDKVLPPAELAELERRAWGENLSLAARQEEDGTVGLQSLNRAWQQLTSAQRQEPQLVLAYAEQLRQIGAQVEAEEVLRTALKRNYDSHLARLYGLVRGSDPARQLQTAEGWLKNHPADPSLLLTLGRLCLQNSLWGKARDYLESSLRVQRNPEACAELARLLAQLGDTERSNQLFQEGLGLLDERLLAAPLPVPATV from the coding sequence ATGAAGCGTCTCTATGTGATCGTGTTTCTGGTCATCGCCGCTGCCGCCGCTTTAGGGTTGGCGATTGCCGAGCATTCCGGCTACGTGCTGATCGCTTACAGGAGCTTCCGTTTCGAGTCGAGCCTGTGGGCGACCCTGGCCCTGGTGGCGGTGTTGTGGCTGGTGTTCTGGGGCATCAAGGCGTTGGTCGAATTGGTCACGACCTCCAGTGGAGTGGTCAATCCCTGGTCGCGGCGCAATCGCAGTCGTCGGGTGCAAGTGGCGATCGAACACGGTCAGCTGGACCTGGCCGAAGGTCGCTGGGCCAGTGCACAGCGTCATTTGCATCGCGCCGCCGAAGCCGAGCGCCAGCCATTGCTTTACTACCTCGGCGCTGCTCGCGCCGCGAACGAGCAAGGCCTCTACGAGGAAAGCGACAACTTGCTGGAGCGTGCGCTGGAGCGCCAGCCCCAGGCCGAGTTGGCGATTGCCTTGAGCCACGCCCAACTGCAGACCGATCGCGGTGACACCGACGGCGCCCTGGTGACCTTGCAGGCCATGCATGAGCGTCACCCTCATAACGTCCAGACCTTGCGCCAGTTGCAGCGTTTGCATCAGCAGCGAGGTGACTGGTCGGCCGTTATCCACCTGCTGCCGGAGCTGCGCAAGGACAAGGTCCTGCCACCGGCCGAGCTGGCCGAACTGGAGCGCCGGGCCTGGGGGGAAAACCTGTCCCTGGCAGCGCGCCAAGAAGAAGACGGAACCGTCGGATTGCAATCGCTCAACCGCGCCTGGCAGCAACTCACCTCGGCGCAGCGCCAGGAACCGCAACTGGTGTTGGCGTATGCCGAGCAGCTTCGGCAAATCGGCGCCCAGGTCGAGGCCGAAGAGGTGCTGCGAACGGCGCTCAAGCGCAACTACGACAGCCATCTGGCGCGCCTTTACGGACTGGTTCGCGGCAGTGATCCGGCCCGTCAGCTGCAGACCGCCGAGGGCTGGCTGAAGAACCATCCGGCCGACCCGAGCCTGTTGCTGACCCTGGGTCGCCTGTGTTTGCAAAACAGTCTGTGGGGCAAGGCCCGGGACTATCTGGAAAGCAGCCTGCGCGTGCAGCGTAACCCGGAAGCCTGCGCGGAGCTGGCACGATTGCTGGCGCAACTGGGCGACACCGAGCGCAGTAACCAGCTGTTCCAGGAAGGTCTTGGTTTACTGGACGAACGCTTGTTGGCGGCGCCGTTGCCGGTGCCTGCAACCGTCTAA
- a CDS encoding Rsd/AlgQ family anti-sigma factor: MLESCQNAQERWGGVHLLIDRWLQERHELVRAYDALGAKPEALGENRKPLQEFCGVLVDYVSAGHFEIYEQLTGEAKAFGDTRGLELAETIYPRIDVITEKLLAFNDLCDAGKCVAEKFKELGGLLHERFELEDCLIEVLHTAHKEEDSVQA; this comes from the coding sequence ATGCTCGAAAGTTGTCAGAATGCTCAGGAACGCTGGGGTGGAGTGCATCTGCTGATCGATCGCTGGTTGCAGGAGCGTCACGAACTGGTTCGGGCCTATGATGCTCTCGGCGCCAAGCCTGAGGCTCTGGGCGAGAACCGCAAGCCATTGCAGGAATTCTGCGGCGTGCTGGTCGATTACGTGTCTGCCGGGCACTTCGAGATCTACGAACAGCTGACGGGCGAAGCCAAGGCGTTTGGCGACACTCGCGGCCTCGAGTTGGCCGAGACGATCTACCCGCGTATCGACGTCATCACCGAGAAGCTGCTTGCGTTCAATGACCTGTGCGATGCAGGCAAGTGCGTGGCAGAGAAATTCAAGGAACTGGGTGGCCTGTTGCACGAACGCTTCGAACTGGAAGACTGCCTGATCGAAGTGCTGCACACCGCTCACAAGGAAGAGGATTCGGTTCAAGCCTGA
- a CDS encoding uroporphyrinogen-III C-methyltransferase, which produces MNETALPKDDVKPVLDAPVETPVETAPPAVEQRRGNGLAIVALLLGAAGVAVGGWGVWQVRHLQANTQQQLSQVQALNDQAQSLKLNEQRLSARLEQMPAAEELDARSRLVIQLQGDQQRLNQRLETVLGASRKDWRLAEAEHLLRLASLRLSALQDISSAQALVQGADEILREQNDPGSFAAREQVAKTLVALRSTEQPDRTGLFLRLGALRDQVINLTELAPEYKDRGESLLGLTADGDGASRWAQWWDQISRYIRIDFNADKNVRPLLAGQSLSQVRLALSLALEQAQWAALNGQAAVYTQALAEARDVLKGNFNPDNPQSKVMLEQVGELSKQPVTVVTPDLTGTLSAVQGYLERRNVNAEDSIKPMAKPATDTAQEATP; this is translated from the coding sequence GTGAACGAAACAGCCTTGCCTAAAGATGACGTGAAGCCAGTGCTTGATGCGCCGGTTGAAACTCCGGTTGAAACTGCGCCACCTGCTGTCGAGCAGCGCCGAGGCAACGGGCTGGCGATAGTCGCGTTGCTGTTGGGCGCCGCCGGTGTAGCGGTGGGCGGTTGGGGCGTCTGGCAGGTGCGTCACCTGCAAGCCAATACGCAGCAGCAGTTGAGCCAGGTGCAGGCGTTGAACGATCAGGCGCAAAGTCTGAAGCTGAACGAACAGCGCTTGAGTGCGCGGCTTGAGCAAATGCCTGCAGCCGAAGAACTGGACGCTCGCAGCCGTCTGGTGATTCAACTGCAAGGCGATCAGCAGCGTTTGAATCAACGTCTGGAAACTGTCCTCGGCGCAAGCCGCAAGGACTGGCGTCTGGCCGAGGCCGAGCACTTGTTGCGTCTGGCCAGCCTGCGGCTTTCGGCGTTGCAGGACATCAGCAGCGCTCAGGCCCTGGTGCAGGGCGCCGACGAAATTCTTCGTGAGCAGAACGACCCGGGCTCCTTTGCCGCACGCGAACAAGTGGCGAAAACCCTGGTCGCCTTGCGTAGCACGGAACAGCCGGATCGCACCGGCCTTTTCCTGCGACTGGGTGCGCTGCGCGATCAGGTGATCAACCTCACCGAGCTGGCACCCGAGTACAAGGACCGTGGCGAATCCCTGCTGGGCCTGACCGCCGATGGTGACGGCGCCAGTCGTTGGGCGCAGTGGTGGGATCAGATCTCGCGTTACATCCGCATCGATTTCAACGCCGATAAAAATGTGCGTCCACTGCTGGCAGGGCAGAGCCTGAGCCAGGTGCGTCTGGCCCTGAGCCTGGCGCTGGAGCAGGCGCAGTGGGCGGCACTCAATGGTCAGGCCGCGGTTTACACCCAGGCGCTGGCCGAGGCGCGGGACGTGCTCAAAGGCAACTTCAACCCGGACAACCCGCAGAGCAAAGTGATGCTCGAGCAGGTTGGCGAACTGAGCAAGCAGCCGGTCACTGTCGTCACGCCGGATCTGACCGGCACGCTGAGCGCGGTTCAGGGTTATCTCGAGCGACGTAATGTCAACGCCGAGGACTCGATCAAACCCATGGCCAAACCTGCCACGGACACTGCGCAGGAGGCGACGCCATGA
- a CDS encoding TIGR02647 family protein: MSLTPELVAELEILALFNLDSSQEGLKIHQTAAPKAIAAAQRLYEKELIDQPDGGYLTSLGRDAAQNIQTVLTILSVQETA; the protein is encoded by the coding sequence ATGTCGCTTACCCCTGAGTTGGTTGCCGAACTGGAAATCCTCGCACTCTTCAACCTGGACAGTTCCCAGGAAGGTTTGAAAATTCATCAGACCGCTGCCCCGAAAGCCATTGCTGCCGCTCAACGCCTGTACGAAAAAGAACTGATCGACCAGCCCGATGGCGGTTATCTGACCAGCCTGGGTCGTGACGCCGCGCAAAATATACAAACCGTCCTGACCATTCTGAGCGTCCAGGAAACCGCCTGA
- a CDS encoding glutathione S-transferase family protein yields MLKLYGFSVSNYYNMVKLALLEKGLPFEEVPFYAGQSPEALAISPRGKVPVLGVEQGFVNETAVILEYIEQSQKGTPLLPSDPFERAQVLALAKEIELYIELPGRACYGEAFFGMPLPDAIKDKTKAELLLGFASLGRHGKFAPYVAGDSLSIADLYFLYSVPLACAVGQKLFGIDLLADMPAAKALLERLERNPNVQRIAADKEAAMPAFMAMVASKK; encoded by the coding sequence ATGCTCAAGCTTTATGGATTTTCCGTCAGCAACTACTACAACATGGTGAAACTGGCGTTGCTGGAGAAAGGACTGCCATTCGAAGAAGTGCCTTTTTACGCCGGCCAGAGTCCTGAAGCGCTGGCCATCAGCCCGCGCGGCAAGGTGCCGGTGCTGGGTGTCGAGCAAGGTTTCGTCAACGAAACCGCGGTGATTCTCGAATACATCGAGCAGAGCCAGAAAGGCACGCCGCTGTTGCCGAGCGACCCCTTCGAGCGGGCGCAGGTCCTGGCGCTGGCCAAGGAAATCGAGCTGTACATCGAACTGCCGGGGCGCGCCTGTTACGGCGAAGCATTTTTCGGCATGCCATTGCCGGACGCGATCAAGGACAAGACCAAGGCCGAGTTGCTGCTGGGGTTTGCCTCGCTTGGACGGCACGGCAAGTTTGCCCCTTATGTCGCGGGCGACAGCCTGAGTATTGCGGATCTGTATTTCCTGTACAGCGTGCCGCTGGCTTGTGCGGTGGGGCAGAAACTGTTTGGTATCGACCTGCTGGCAGACATGCCGGCGGCCAAGGCGCTGCTGGAACGTCTGGAACGGAATCCGAACGTGCAGCGGATTGCGGCGGACAAGGAAGCGGCGATGCCAGCGTTCATGGCGATGGTCGCGTCCAAGAAGTAG
- a CDS encoding uroporphyrinogen-III synthase — protein MTGWRLLLTRPADESAALSEVLAEAGIFSSSLPLLEIEAIPASDTMREVIQHLDRYCAVIVVSKPAARIAVDLVGQYWPQPPHLKWFSVGAATAQILDDHGLNVSFPAEGDDSEALLELASLREAVARPDPRVLIIRGEGGRELLAERLRELGASVDYLEVYRRDLPQYPPATLPERIKAERLNGLVVSSGQGFEHLHQLAGAAWPQLARLPLFVPSPRVAELARAAGAQTVVDCRGASAAALLTALREHPEPVL, from the coding sequence GTGACGGGCTGGCGCCTGCTGCTGACACGTCCCGCGGATGAGTCGGCGGCGCTGAGCGAAGTTTTGGCCGAAGCGGGGATTTTCAGCAGCAGTTTGCCGCTTTTGGAAATTGAAGCGATTCCCGCCTCTGACACAATGCGCGAGGTGATTCAGCATCTGGATCGGTACTGCGCGGTAATCGTGGTCAGCAAGCCGGCCGCCAGAATCGCGGTGGATCTGGTCGGTCAGTATTGGCCGCAGCCACCGCACCTGAAGTGGTTCAGCGTGGGCGCCGCGACTGCGCAGATTCTCGATGATCACGGGTTGAACGTAAGTTTCCCGGCCGAGGGTGATGACAGCGAAGCCTTGCTGGAACTTGCGTCGTTGCGCGAGGCTGTCGCACGACCCGATCCACGGGTGTTGATCATTCGCGGAGAAGGCGGGCGCGAGTTGCTCGCTGAGCGTTTGCGCGAGCTTGGTGCTAGTGTCGACTATCTGGAGGTGTACCGCCGCGACCTGCCGCAGTACCCGCCAGCAACACTGCCAGAGCGGATCAAGGCGGAACGCTTGAACGGGCTGGTGGTCAGCAGTGGACAGGGTTTTGAGCACCTGCATCAATTGGCCGGCGCTGCCTGGCCGCAATTGGCGCGGTTGCCGTTGTTTGTTCCAAGCCCCAGGGTCGCCGAGCTGGCACGTGCCGCCGGGGCCCAAACAGTTGTGGATTGTCGTGGCGCCAGTGCCGCGGCTTTGCTGACGGCGTTGCGGGAGCATCCCGAACCCGTTCTCTAA
- a CDS encoding LytR/AlgR family response regulator transcription factor, whose translation MNVLIVDDEPLARERLSRMVGELEGYSVLEPSATNGEEALALIDSHKPDIVLLDICMPGLDGLQVAARLCERETPPAVVFCTGSDEFAVEALQASAVGYLVKPVRTEQLHEALKKAERPNRVQLAALTRPAAETGSGPRSHISARTRKGIELIPLGQVVYFIADHKYVTLRHEGGEVLLDEPLKALEDEFGDRFVRIHRNALVARERIERLQRTPLGHFQLFLKGLNGDALIVSRRHVAGVRKMMQQL comes from the coding sequence ATGAATGTCCTGATCGTTGATGACGAACCCCTTGCCCGCGAGCGCCTGAGCCGAATGGTCGGCGAACTCGAGGGATACAGCGTCCTGGAGCCCAGCGCCACGAACGGCGAAGAAGCGTTGGCACTGATCGACAGCCACAAGCCGGATATCGTGTTGCTTGATATCTGCATGCCTGGCCTCGATGGCCTGCAAGTGGCTGCCCGATTGTGCGAACGCGAAACCCCGCCTGCCGTGGTGTTTTGCACAGGGTCCGATGAATTTGCCGTGGAAGCCTTACAGGCCAGCGCCGTAGGCTATCTGGTGAAACCTGTGCGTACAGAACAATTGCATGAAGCGTTGAAAAAAGCCGAGCGCCCCAATCGCGTCCAGCTTGCGGCTTTGACCCGTCCTGCCGCCGAAACCGGCAGCGGCCCGCGCAGCCATATCAGCGCGCGTACTCGCAAGGGTATTGAGCTGATCCCGTTGGGTCAGGTGGTCTATTTTATTGCTGACCATAAATACGTGACCTTGCGCCATGAAGGCGGCGAAGTGCTGCTGGATGAACCGCTCAAGGCCCTTGAAGATGAATTCGGCGACCGATTCGTGCGCATCCACCGCAACGCCCTGGTTGCCCGCGAACGCATCGAGCGCTTGCAGCGCACACCTCTGGGACACTTTCAGCTGTTCCTCAAAGGCCTGAATGGCGATGCCCTGATTGTCAGCCGGCGTCATGTGGCCGGTGTGCGCAAAATGATGCAACAGCTTTAA
- a CDS encoding disulfide bond formation protein B yields the protein MSLACSRSLFFMVFVAGALALGVSYYLEYAVGLQPCGMCLLQRMCLALLTGVCLMASVHGPGRFGSSLYWLLGLLCSLAGTVTAWRQVLLQGDPLQQLSPCSPDLADLFASNPWVNVVQQMFNGTADCARISWTLFDLSLPEWSLLFFVAMTILSVQQLLRVVWIACRRPLSGESSHPALAGD from the coding sequence ATGTCGTTGGCCTGCTCACGCTCCTTGTTTTTCATGGTTTTCGTTGCCGGCGCCCTGGCCTTGGGCGTTTCCTATTACCTGGAATATGCGGTCGGCCTCCAGCCGTGCGGCATGTGCCTGCTGCAGCGGATGTGTCTGGCGTTGCTCACGGGTGTCTGCCTGATGGCTTCGGTGCATGGGCCCGGCCGTTTTGGTTCTTCCCTGTACTGGCTGCTGGGTTTGCTGTGCAGTCTGGCGGGAACCGTGACAGCGTGGCGCCAGGTGTTGTTGCAAGGTGATCCGCTGCAACAGCTATCCCCTTGTTCGCCCGATCTGGCCGACCTGTTCGCGAGCAACCCCTGGGTTAACGTTGTGCAGCAGATGTTCAACGGCACGGCGGACTGTGCACGGATTTCATGGACGCTGTTCGATCTGAGCCTGCCGGAATGGAGCCTGTTGTTCTTTGTCGCGATGACAATTCTCAGTGTTCAGCAGCTGCTGCGCGTTGTCTGGATCGCCTGTCGGCGACCGCTCAGCGGCGAGTCGTCGCACCCCGCGCTGGCGGGCGATTAA
- the hemC gene encoding hydroxymethylbilane synthase, with translation MSSREIRIATRKSALALWQAEYVKARLEAAHPGLLVTLVPMVSRGDKLLDSPLSKIGGKGLFVKELETALLENEADIAVHSMKDVPMDFPAGLGLFCICEREDPRDAFVSNTYASLDELPQGSIVGTSSLRRQAQLLTRRPDLEIRFLRGNVNTRLAKLDAGEYDAIILAAAGLIRLGFEDRITSAISVDDSLPAGGQGAVGIECRTVDTEIHTLLAPLHHQDTATRVTAERALNKHLNGGCQVPIACYAVLEGEQIWLRGLVGDPSGGLLLSAEARAPRSDAEALGVQVAEDLLNQGANDILKAVYGEAGHE, from the coding sequence ATGTCCTCTCGCGAAATCCGCATCGCCACCCGCAAAAGTGCTCTCGCCCTGTGGCAAGCCGAATACGTCAAAGCCCGTCTTGAAGCGGCCCATCCGGGTCTGCTCGTGACGCTGGTACCCATGGTCAGTCGCGGCGACAAGCTGCTGGACTCGCCGCTGTCGAAAATCGGCGGCAAGGGCCTGTTCGTCAAGGAACTGGAAACCGCGCTGCTGGAGAACGAAGCCGACATCGCCGTGCATTCGATGAAAGACGTGCCGATGGATTTCCCCGCAGGCCTTGGCCTGTTCTGCATCTGCGAGCGAGAAGACCCGCGTGATGCATTCGTCTCCAATACCTACGCCAGCCTGGACGAACTGCCGCAAGGCAGCATCGTCGGCACCTCCAGCCTGCGCCGTCAGGCCCAGTTGTTGACCCGCCGCCCGGACCTGGAAATCCGCTTCCTGCGCGGCAATGTCAACACGCGCCTGGCCAAGCTTGATGCCGGTGAATACGACGCCATCATTCTCGCGGCTGCCGGCCTGATTCGCCTGGGCTTCGAAGATCGCATCACCTCGGCCATCAGCGTCGACGACAGTCTGCCGGCCGGTGGCCAGGGTGCCGTCGGTATCGAATGCCGCACCGTCGACACTGAAATCCATACCTTGCTGGCACCTCTGCACCATCAGGACACCGCCACCCGTGTCACTGCCGAACGTGCGCTCAACAAACATTTGAATGGCGGCTGCCAAGTGCCGATCGCCTGTTACGCCGTGCTGGAAGGCGAGCAGATCTGGTTGCGCGGTCTGGTGGGCGATCCGAGCGGAGGCCTGCTGCTCAGCGCCGAGGCCCGTGCGCCACGCAGCGATGCCGAAGCGCTGGGCGTGCAAGTGGCCGAAGACCTGCTGAATCAGGGCGCCAATGACATTCTGAAAGCGGTCTACGGCGAGGCAGGTCACGAGTGA
- the argH gene encoding argininosuccinate lyase, with the protein MSTDKTNQSWGGRFSEPVDAFVARFTASVTFDQRLYRHDIMGSIAHATMLAKVGVLTDAERDSITDGLKTIQGEIEAGQFDWRIDLEDVHMNIEARLTDRIGVTGKKLHTGRSRNDQVATDIRLWLRDEIDLILAEITRLQKGLLEQAEREAGSIMPGFTHLQTAQPVTFGHHMLAWFEMLSRDYERLVDCRKRTNRMPLGSAALAGTTYPIDREYTAQLLGFDAVGGNSLDNVSDRDFAIEFCSAASIAMMHLSRFSEELVLWTSAQFQFIDLPDRFCTGSSIMPQKKNPDVPELVRGKTGRVFGALMGLLTLMKGQPLAYNKDNQEDKEPLFDAADTLRDSLRAFADMIPAIKPKHAMMREAALRGFSTATDLADYLVRRGLPFRDCHEIVGHAVKYGVESGKDLAEMSLEELRKFSDQIDQDVFAVLTLEGSVNARDHIGGTAPAQVKKAVARGQALLASR; encoded by the coding sequence ATGAGCACTGACAAGACCAATCAGTCCTGGGGCGGCCGCTTCAGTGAACCCGTCGACGCCTTCGTCGCCCGCTTCACCGCCTCCGTCACCTTCGACCAGCGCCTGTATCGCCACGACATCATGGGCTCGATCGCCCACGCCACCATGCTGGCCAAGGTCGGCGTGCTGACCGATGCCGAGCGCGACAGCATCACCGATGGCCTGAAGACCATCCAGGGTGAAATCGAGGCCGGCCAGTTCGACTGGCGCATCGACCTCGAAGACGTGCACATGAACATCGAGGCGCGTCTGACCGACCGCATCGGCGTCACCGGTAAGAAGCTGCACACTGGCCGCAGCCGTAACGACCAGGTCGCCACCGACATCCGTCTGTGGCTGCGTGACGAGATCGACCTGATCCTGGCGGAAATCACCCGCCTGCAAAAAGGCTTGCTGGAACAGGCCGAGCGCGAAGCCGGCAGCATCATGCCGGGCTTCACCCACCTGCAAACCGCGCAGCCGGTGACCTTCGGGCACCACATGCTGGCCTGGTTCGAAATGCTCAGCCGCGACTACGAGCGTCTGGTCGACTGCCGCAAGCGCACCAACCGCATGCCTTTGGGCAGCGCTGCGCTGGCGGGCACCACTTACCCGATCGACCGCGAGTACACCGCGCAACTGCTGGGCTTCGACGCCGTGGGCGGCAACTCGCTGGACAACGTGTCCGATCGTGACTTCGCTATCGAGTTCTGCTCGGCCGCGAGCATCGCGATGATGCACTTGTCGCGCTTCTCCGAAGAGCTGGTGCTGTGGACCAGCGCGCAGTTCCAGTTCATCGATCTGCCGGACCGTTTCTGCACCGGCAGCTCGATCATGCCGCAAAAGAAAAACCCGGATGTGCCGGAACTGGTGCGTGGCAAGACCGGCCGCGTCTTCGGCGCGCTGATGGGCCTGCTGACCCTGATGAAAGGCCAGCCACTGGCTTACAACAAGGACAACCAGGAAGACAAAGAGCCGCTGTTCGACGCCGCCGACACACTGCGCGATTCGTTGCGCGCCTTTGCCGACATGATCCCGGCGATCAAACCCAAGCACGCGATGATGCGCGAAGCAGCCCTGCGCGGTTTCTCCACCGCCACCGACCTGGCGGACTATCTGGTGCGCCGTGGCCTGCCATTCCGTGACTGCCACGAAATCGTTGGCCATGCCGTGAAGTACGGCGTGGAAAGTGGCAAGGACCTGGCGGAAATGAGCCTGGAAGAGCTGCGCAAGTTCAGCGACCAGATCGATCAGGACGTGTTTGCCGTGCTGACGCTGGAAGGTTCGGTGAATGCCCGTGACCATATCGGCGGGACTGCGCCGGCACAGGTCAAGAAAGCTGTGGCTCGCGGTCAGGCGTTGCTCGCCAGCCGCTAA